A genomic stretch from Halichoerus grypus chromosome 5, mHalGry1.hap1.1, whole genome shotgun sequence includes:
- the DMRTA2 gene encoding doublesex- and mab-3-related transcription factor A2 has translation MELRSELPSVPGAATAAATATGPPVASVASVAAAAAAAASLPVSVAGGLLRAPPLLLRAAEKYPRTPKCARCRNHGVVSALKGHKRYCRWKDCLCAKCTLIAERQRVMAAQVALRRQQAQEENEARELQLLYGTAEGLALAAANGIIPPRPAYEVFGSVCAADGGGPGAGAPAGTGGGAAGAGSSEAKLQKFDLFPKTLLQTGRPGSPQPPPGKPLSPDGADSGPGTSSPEVRPGSGSENGDGESFSGSPLARASKEAGGSCPGSAGPGGGGEEDSPGSASPLGSESGSEADKEEAEAAPAPGLGGGPGPRQRTPLDILTRVFPGHRRGVLELVLQGCGGDVVQAIEQVLNHHRGGLAAGLGPTVPPDKAAVGAVAAADDAWPGRVDAAAAGGPGLPAPLQAGPAAPPHHRPLLAGAMAPGALGSLSSRSAFSPLQPNASHFGADAGAYPLGAPLGLSPLRLAYSAAAAHSRGLAFMAPYSTAGLVPTLGFRPPMDYAFSDLMRDRSAAAAAVHKEPTYGGGLYGPMVNGAPEKQ, from the exons ATGGAGCTGCGCTCCGAGCTGCCTAGCGTGCCCGGCGCAGCAACGGCGGCGGCAACAGCGACAGGGCCGCCCGTGGCGTCTGTGGCGTCggtggcagcggcggcggcggcggccgcgtcGCTACCGGTGAGCGTGGCGGGCGGCTTGCTAAGAGCGCCGCCGCTGTTGTTGCGGGCGGCGGAGAAGTACCCGCGGACCCCCAAGTGCGCGCGCTGCCGCAACCACGGCGTGGTGTCGGCGCTCAAGGGCCACAAACGCTACTGCCGCTGGAAGGACTGCCTGTGCGCCAAGTGCACGCTCATCGCCGAGCGCCAGCGCGTCATGGCGGCGCAGGTGGCGCTGCGCCGACAACAGGCGCAGGAGGAGAACGAGGCGCGCGAGCTACAGCTGCTCTACGGCACTGCCGAGGGCCTCGCGCTCGCCGCCGCCAACGGCATTATCCCGCCGCGACCTGCCTACGAGGTCTTCGGCTCCGTGTGCGCCGCCGACGGCGGGGGGCCGGGAGCGGGAGCGCCCGCGGGGACCGGAGGCGGCGCAGCGGGCGCGGGGAGCTCAG AGGCCAAGTTACAGAAGTTTGACCTGTTCCCCAAGACGCTGCTTCAGACCGGCCGCCCCGGCAGCCCGCAGCCGCCACCGGGGAAGCCCTTATCACCCGACGGCGCGGACTCGGGGCCCGGGACATCTTCTCCGGAGGTGCGGCCGGGCTCGGGCTCGGAGAACGGCGACGGCGAGTCCTTCTCGGGGTCGCCCCTGGCCCGGGCCTCCAAGGAGGCAGGTGGGAGCTGCCCGGGCAGTGCAGGCCCGGGAGGCGGTGGCGAGGAGGACAGCCCGGGCTCCGCCAGCCCTTTGGGCTCCGAATCCGGTTCCGAGGCCGACAAAGAAGAGGCAGAGGCCGCTCCCGCTCCCGGGCTGGGGGGGGGCCCGGGTCCACGGCAGCGGACGCCGCTGGACATCTTGACGCGCGTCTTCCCGGGCCACCGGCGAGGCGTCCTGGAGCTGGTGTTGCAGGGTTGCGGCGGCGACGTGGTGCAGGCCATCGAGCAGGTGCTGAACCACCACCGCGGGGGCTTGGCAGCCGGCCTCGGCCCCACCGTGCCCCCTGATAAGGCCGCAGTAGGTGCAGTAGCAGCTGCGGACGACGCGTGGCCGGGCCGCGTCGACGCCGCCGCTGCCGGGGGGCCGGGGCTGCCCGCGCCGCTGCAGGCCGGCCCCGCCGCTCCTCCGCACCACAGACCTTTGCTGGCCGGCGCCATGGCGCCTGGGGCGCTGGGCTCGCTGAGCAGCCGCTCGGCATTCTCACCACTGCAGCCCAACGCCAGTCACTTCGGCGCCGACGCAGGCGCCTACCCGCTGGGTGCGCCGCTCGGCCTCAGCCCCCTGCGCCTGGCCTATTCGGCGGCAGCGGCGCACAGCCGTGGCCTGGCCTTCATGGCTCCCTACTCGACCGCCGGCCTGGTGCCCACACTCGGCTTCCGCCCGCCCATGGACTACGCCTTCAGCGACCTCATGCGCGACCGCTCGGCCGCCGCTGCTGCGGTGCACAAGGAGCCCACCTACGGCGGCGGCCTGTACGGGCCTATGGTCAACGGCGCCCCTGAGAAGCAGTAG